A window of Marmota flaviventris isolate mMarFla1 chromosome 11, mMarFla1.hap1, whole genome shotgun sequence genomic DNA:
ATTCGTACCAGGCAGTCAGAGAATGCACAGCCTCCATTTGTGTCTTATGAAAGTTCTTTTATAAAGCTGAAGAGACCAAAATTcctgctttgtattttaaaaagattggTTATGAATGCCGATGGTTGGTTTTCGcctgtcttctttctatttttgctgTCTGGTCGGCACAGCCGTGGCCTTTGGAAGCAGCTGGGATATAAATATAAAGTGGGAATGGAGGCCCATTAGCGAAGGGAACAGCTGACGAAGCACAGCTCCGCTCTGCAGGGCGGCCCGACCAGCCCGGGCACGTTGGTTTCGGTCTGATTGACTTGTCGGCTTTATGCTGAGCCGGCTTTAATGATTTAAGGGTTGGCATAGGAAGCAGGGTTTCTTGCCATGAGACGATCCATCTCTATTTGTAATCTACGTGGTAATTAAAACCAGACTTTTTGTTGGAGCATCGGCTTCGACAGCATTCTGAAATGTACAATTACGTGATGTGCCCACTTCCAGCTTATTTTTAAAGGTGCACGTTACGTGttagtaaaatgttttttaaaaaatcatttatggtTCTATGTCGGTTGATGGGCATCATCCTTGCCAATTTGTAGATGGGTCAGTTCGTGACTATATGTCCTCACCTTGGAAAGGTGCTAGTCTAAAAGCAAGGTGAGCATTTATGATGACATTTGTGATTCCTTTTGCCAATCTTGGCCAAGTTTTGTTTCTattctcttcctttgtttttgGAGGGGTTGTTTCTTAAACTTCTCAGGAGGGAAGATTACGATTGATCCTTAGTAATAGTTGGCTTACAACTCAAATTATTCACTCTAACGTTTTTCTGTCAGGGAACTAGAAGTCATATGCGTGCACCAAGTAGAAAACTCTCCCCTTATTTTGCTCTCTGCTCACTACAGCAAGCACTGAGGAAGTGTCCACGCACTGACAGCCACCCTGGCATAACAACGGTTGGATGCAGATGTGACCTCAGCTTCTGCAGGAATGCACAGCTCTTTTGCCTGTTCAGCGAACTCCAAatattttgtaggaaaaaaaaatacacttatatatattttttctattacaaTAATTAAAGGTTGCTTTGGCTTTAAATATCCAGAGAGCACATGACTCAGACTTCTACCCTCCCATGTTTTCCATATGTGCCAGTGTTTAGAACAGTGCGTGGCTCAGTCTAAGTGCTCCGTAAGTACTAGCAACTATTCTTAATTGTCTAGTAATTGTCTTGCTTTGCTGATTCTCTGGGTAGTTAGGAGCATTTTGAATCATGTGGCATTTTTTCAGAGGTTCATGCATCAAAAACCTTCCTGTCACCACTCCAGGCAAACTTGCTCTTCTTTCAGAATTTCCTATCTTGGTACAGGGTACCACCAGTAACGTACACTAGCTTACTCCACTGGCCTCCCACCTGCCACAGGGTCTTTGCATACACTGTTCCTTTTGCTAGAATGTCCTTCATGCTTCTCCCAGTTAACTCCTGCTCTTTATCAAGGACCACACAGCTTAAGCCTCCTTCTGCAGAGATGGCCTGTTGGACCCCCTGAACAGGCAAATCCTATGCACCGCCTGTCTAGCACTTAGCACattgtgccattttacatttaaTCATGTGATCATTTTTTTGATTAATGTCTACCTCTTCCATCAGGGTATAAGCTCCTGAGAACTGAAGTtttattcgttttttttttttttttaaacatcatgtTATCCCTAGAACATAGTGTGTTCCTGAATAAACATTAGTTGAAAGAACGGATTAGAAGGTTGTAGCCCATGTGTTGTGTGGAGTGGTTCACCAATTGTTTATAGTTTAATTACAAAAGTGACACAAAGTGTTTGTAATAGATGGTAATAATGTAGAAATATATGTAGTAAGAAATAAAACTGCTCCTGTACCCCATAATCTCCTCTCCCAGAGTATCCACTATTGACACACTATTAACACAAGCTTGGCTTACATTCTTCCAAAGTTTTTTCTCCCTCTATATTTAGTAATCATATCCACTTATATAGTTCCTACAGGAAAACAGGATCATAtgtgcatttttgtttgtatgttttatttaccATTTTAGTGGAACTGTCTTTGTAGGTCTGTGCAcatcacacatgtgcacatgcttATTCAAGTGATGATGAAATACTTCAGAAAGGTCTAAGGAAAATAAAGTGAGCACTCTTGAACTTACCACTCAACTTAAAAAAGATAGCAAATTCCCCTCCACCTGAGGTAACCACTACCTTGaatatggtgtttttttttttatgaccacTGAAGGTTTAAATCTATAACCACTGAATAGTCTTtgcatatttctaaattttatatcaGTGGTCTGCATGTATTTTCTGCCTCCTGATATTTGTACTCAACATTTTGTCAGATTCATTCAAACTGAAACCAGTAGCCTGGGCAAGTTCATTTCCCTCATGCTATAATTAACAATACAGTCTATTGTTATGCATTTGGGTAGccattcctccttctccttttttggCTATTTCAATCAATGCAGCTATAAACACTCTTGCATCTGCCTTCTGCACATGGGGGAGAAGATTTCTCCCACTTGGGAGGGCAAGGGCTGAAGGGCAGGAAACGCCCATGTCCTTAGACATGGCCAACTCTAGTTcctgaagttctttttttattttttgcctacaTGGTATCTCATAAAAATACCATACATTCATGTATTTCATAAAGATGATGTACActgatttatttatctgttcCCTCCTGCATATACTGGATTTATCTGGGGGGCTTAAACAACATGAAATGTCACCTCTCTCTAGTCGGATGACCACAGCGGTAGGGCATGGGAGGGCTGGGAGGCCCTCTGCAGTACTGGGACTCAGTGGACCCTTCCCATGGAGCTTCAGGAAAGTTTATTCTCAATGGATGGTGGAACAAGGGATTAGGAACCTCTAGTCCTCAGTGGATGCTCAGCAGAGGCAGGCAAAGGGCTCAGGCCCCCAGCTCACATAACCGGCCTAAGCCTGGGAACTGAGTCACAGCGGTAGGCCACAACAGAGAGGCCGAAGGAAACATGCTCCCTTTTGTCTGCACCTGTAAAAACCCCAGTATCAGCTCCTGGGCTGCATTGTCCTGGAAAAGGGGAAACAGATGGCAACTTAATAGGAACCTGATAGCATTGTTTGGGACTGAGCAGGGAGTGTCCTCTGGGGACGGGGAGAGAAGTTTCAGCTAAGAATCACAGCAGCTTAAAGAAGGTGCTTTCTGTGctacttcctccctccccacctcggCCCTAGGAGCTTGGAGCTGGAGAAGAATGTGCACAGGCCTCCACTGTCAGCCTGCTGCCAGTCCTGCCCAAACTCCCCAGGGGCTGTGCCCAAGCACCtttggggtatgtgtgtgtgtgtgtgtgtgtgtgtacgctgGGGGAAGGAGGGTTGGGATGGTGGAGTAGCTGGGATGGTGAAACACAGGTTAACCAGAGGGGCCTAGCCCATGAGGCATGCGTCTAGGCCTTGGGAATAACTCTCATGTCCttgtcttcctttttccttttctgtgtcaTGAACCTCGAAAGCTCTTGCCTCAATAGCTACAGATGCTAGGTCTTGCTTTCCTTAGGAGTGGTGGGGAACACGGTCCCCAACTCAGAAATACAAGCTGTGCCAGCAGCCAGCCACGTGGTGTTGGGAAAGTCCCGCAACCTCCCTGGGATTCTTACTGCTGAGGAGATGCCCAGGGTCCCCATCCACGACAGAGCCATTTGGGGCCTACTCTGCAATGCGGGTTACAGGCTGCTGTCGGGTGTCAGGGACTGAAAAATGAGCCCCTCCCAGTCTTACTCCAGTTCTACCTCAGCTCTATGGTGCCTGATCTCTCCTGCACAGAAATGGAGAAGCAGATGGAGAATCAGAGTTAAAGTCCTCTTGGGAACAAGAAAAACTGAGGCTTGTGTGGCTCTGAGGTCTGCTTAGTGACAGCCGCTTCTTTTGAGTTAGCCTAATTCAGAAAGTATAGTAAGTCCCAGATGTTATCCTGAAACACTAAGTGACAAAGTCTGCCCAGCCACAGCCATGGCCTCAAATCCTTGAGCCTAAGACATAAGCTCCCACACAGGGTTAATACCCTAGGTACCTCTTCAATGTCACTTGTCCCCAGAGTCCTCCTGGTGTCCCATCCTCTTCCCTCCTACTCCCACTGTGTATTTTCTTCCTGGGTAACTAGTTGATTCCCATGGCCACTTCGAGGCCAGAGCTTCTCCAGCTCATATCTCTGATCTGCTGCTCCCCCAGACATTGTGTGGGAAAGGGCTGCTGGGTGTCTTCACCCGGGTGTCCCTGACGTCCACTGACCAGGTCTATACTGCAGCCCTCATCCTCACCCAGAGTCTCATAGATACGGTACCACTCTGGGAGGCCTCCTGGACACATTCTGCCCACGTTCCCCCCAGGGAACAAGCCCGCCCTTGGCTTCTCTTGTCCCTCCTGTCCATGGTTCCTCAAAGCACTGCCTCTTTTTCCAAGCCGAGTCCCCTGTGGTTCTGTTCATGTTACAATAAAGCCCCAGCCCTTCCTGGTGGCATGGGAGGCTCTTCCTGACCAGCCCACTGGCTGCTTTCCAGCCTCTCCCGCCTGCCCCCCTCTGTGCCCCCCTCCAGCCATCTTGAGCTGCTTGCAGCTCCTTCACAGGCTTGTGGTCCTGAGGGTCCTGTTCCCATCAGCCTCCTCTCTCCCTGGTGCCAACCTGAGCTCCTTCCCTGTCTGATGCCATACACTTGTCAGGACTTAAGCAGCATCTCTTTTCCTCCAGGCTGCCTAGTGGCTCTCATCTAGGTGGCTCCATGGCACGCTGCAGTGCCCTCGATCACTGCACTGATGACATTGTTTTAGGTGCTTCTCCAAAGTGCACTGTCTGCACAGTGCCTGGCTTTCAAGATGTGGGATGAATAGACATAAGctacacattaaaaatgaaaagaaagtttcTCAAAGTTTTCTTGggggctagggttgggactatcAGGGTTTTAACATATTCCACTGTGTTTATGAGACTTGCAGAAGGGACCAATTTTCAATGAATTCCATGGGTCTCCACAAATCCTCATAACTAGTTGGTTTCTTCGATTTCCTTTGACTACTTGTCACCAGCATCCCCACTTTGCTGAAGAGTGGGCCACCTGGAACTGACGCCTGGTGAAACCTGGGCGTCGTTAccaaatttaggggaaaaaaaggtggaGAACCACATGTCAGCTTCCCAAATGCTAAGGACCAAAGTGGATGGTTCCCCTGAGACTTTTTGTCTGGGCCTTCCACAGAAGCCTCGTGCAAAATTTAAGATCTTGGTGGAGCACAGCTGAGAATCTGGCATTTGCAGTGGGCAGTGGGGGTGACAATGACGTGAGAGTCCGTATTTCATGTTCTGTTCCTGGAGAATTCACTGCAGAGAcagcctgccccccacccctgcaagTTCTTAACATTTTTGATGCcaacaaattaatgaaaatttaaatcctGACCAAAATGATAATCCCAAGagggataaaaatgttttttggcaTTGGATAAAACTTTCCTACGTAAGAGCTCAAATATTTGCCTTATACGACATGTTTTGTCTCAGGGGTATAAAGTTTCTCCTCTAATCTCTagaattatttctattatttccaaaatttcaagacctgttttaaaaaatcatggtttTATCTAAAGTGACCCAACATAGTTAGCTCTGTAAACAGAAGGacaggagaaagaagaggggtTTATATCCAGGGATGAGAAGGTTATTATATTTAAATGCCAGCATGTGACATTTATTAAGagttgaaaaaaatctcaagagcTATAACACCTTAAAAAATactctaatgattttttttttgaaatttgaagCAAAGTGAAGTTATTTACTGAGTTGTTCATGGTAATTAAGAAGCAATTTATCTGTTGTAAgctatatttatgtatttttccaaTGAAGAAAGCATGAGAATTATGAAATTCAAATGATTAACATCATATATAGATTTAAAAGCAAATCTGAATAGAAATTATTTCTGTCCTTGGATGACAATTTTTCACTTTAAAGTTGGTTATTGTACTACTAAAGGAATCCACCTATATAAAATCAAAGTTGGAACAAGTTACAGTTTTAATCTGAaaagtttcttaatttttaaaaagcaaagtcaCACTGTGTTCCATTATGGTGTtaataaattgctttttaaaaagaattacacTTAGAAAAATGTGCCTGTCCACACCTTTTAAGAAGCACAGCTATTAGAATAGCAAATGATTTTTGAATTACTATTTAGGACACATTAGCAGATTGTGTTCAAAGCTTGACAACACTCTGATGGAGGACCATTCAATTTTAGATTCGCAACTCACAGTCTCCCACAAATGTGTCAACTAGAAATTGCTGAGACACCCTTTCCCTGCCAGTAGGAAGAAAATCTGGGCTGGACCTTCTGGGCCCCAGAAGGGCAGTACAGGATGTGGACCTCTAggttcctgggttcaaatcttccTATGGCCACTTCTTAGCTGAGAGATTGTAAGCCAGTTACTCGGTTTTTCTATGTCCCAATTTCTTCATCAGCAACTGGGGACTAAtgttcccttctttttaagtttgTAGGGTGATTAAATCAATTGATACGAAGTGTTTATGATTGCACTTCGTAGATCCTCAAGAGATAGAAGCAATTACTATTGTTGATTTGTAAATCTCTTTCCAAGGAATTTGTATGAATCAAgggttattttgttgtttgatATCTTCTTAGTACATTCAGACTCTTCTGTAGAgcaaacacttatttttttatttagataaaatatttttctctccgAGTCCTAGcataaaaagttcaaaaacaaaataaaaaagacaaaggggtgggggggaacTGGCAAGGGTTCAAGTTTTGAGAATTGTTTTAAAGAAGTCATTGTATTCAGGTGGCCTGGCAGGCTACTGTAAACACCAGGAGATGTGAGTAGGAAGTCAGAGCCATTGTGGCTCAATCAAGTGAATGTCTTTTCAACTAAACAGATGGCTATCAGGCTACCAGGGCTGACTCCGTTCCTTTCTGCCTGGTCATTTCCTTTGCCGAGTATCTGCAAGAACCACCCATTTTCGGGTGGTTCTCAGGATTATAGGTTTTTAGGTCAAACAGAAACCCCGGGGAATGCCTGAAAGAGCCAAATGAGCAGTTGCGTGCTGCGCAGGCCGGGTGACGTGGAGCCACTGATGTAGTGTGTAGCGGAGGCTCCTGAGTCCATAACCATGTGACATTCCCTCCCTGTGCATCCACGGGCAGCCGAGCGTGTGCTCTCTGCCTGGGGGCCGAGTTCTGAAGGAACTGTTGGAGCTGAAGGTTTTGTGGTGGGCAAAGGCTCTGTGTGAGACCCCAGGGTGGCCTCACTGGCTCCTTCATTGACCTCAGAAGTCTGAGCAGTGGCCTGCACGCTTGCTTTGCTTTGCTCCACCATGGATGAGACACAGGAGCCACTGGCCATGACCGTACACCTCCTTGCTGACTCTGGGCATGGCTTGCTTCTGCAGCAGGCTCTGGACCAGCTCCTGGATTGCATCTGCCCAGGGATGCGCCTCTTCCTGGTGTCAGAGCGCGTCCGACCAGTGAAATACTACGAGAGGCACCACCCGAGGCGGTCCCGGTTCCCGGGGATGTCTGTGCTGCTCTTCCTGCATGAAAGCCGTGGAGAGGAGCGCCTGCTTCGCGTCCTGGACTCCCTGCAGCGTCCACCCTGGCAGTGCTACCCTACGCAGGATGTGCAGGGGAGACTTCGTCCCTACCTCCTTGCAAATCAGGAGTTCTACAGCTTGGACAACCAGATGCCTGTCTGGGGTGTCAGGCAGGTGCACTGTGGCACCGAGATCCTGAGGGTGACGCTGTACTGCAGTTTTGACAACTACGAAGATGCCATCAGACTCTATGAGATGATCCTGCAGAGAGAGGCCACTTTGCAAAAGAGCAACTTCTGCTTCTTTGGGCTCTACACCACTGAGAACTTGGCTCTGCAGCTCTCCCTGAAGCAGCTGCCCCTGGGAACTTCGGTGGACCCCAAAGAGTCTTGCGTGCTGCAGTTCAAGGTTCAAGAGATCGGCCAGCTGGTGCCTCTTCTACCCAACCCGTGTGTTCCCATCAGCAGCACCAGGTGGCAGACGCAGGACTATGATGGTAACAAGATTCTGCTGCAGgtatttctcctcttcctttgtGGTCTTGTACATGACATGGAACTGAGTAGTTTTACTTCTCAGCAGGTATGAGTGTTGATTTAGTCTGATGGTTCTCAACCTTGGTTGCATATTAGAAGCCCTTGGGAGTTTTCAAAAAATTCCCATACACTCTAGACCAGTTAGACCAGAATCTCTGGGTGCtcagggacatttttttttttttttaaacaaagctcTTTGGACAATTCTAATATGCAGTGGAAGAGCCACTGATCTAATTAAGTATGCTCATGTGACAGGTAAGAAAGTCAGACTTGATGAGAAATTTGCAATACTATTGACTTAATTTTTAAGTATCTTAAATCACTGTCAAATTTTACTACAAATCAAGTTAGATGGTCAGGACCTCttcaaatcttaaaattaaaacctCCTTTCCTAACCATCCTATTGAAACCAAACACAGCTAGTGTATATCACTGTTGTCTCTTACGTGTTCAATGTGGCAGCTGAGCTTTGCCACTTAGTAGTTATGTGACCTTGGGTCTCAGTTTCTTAATTGCCTCAGTGAAGTATATTGACATCCGCCTGCAACAAAGGTTCTCATCTGCACAGAATGCCCTAATACTTACCAACCACATCCTTAAGATAGTGctcaaaactttattttatctattgttGTTTCTATGTTGCCCTAAAGTCtttaaattgataatttttaataCTCATGACCATCTAGGAAgttgctttttttcccattttgcagatcGAAAAACTGAGTTCAGTTACTTGCCCAAGATAAAGCTTAGGAAGTGTCTATCAGACTTCAAAGTCCATGTGGTTAACTGCTGCATCCCAGGGCTCTGAGTCTGTGTATGGGTGTGTAAGTGTGCAGGCATAGGGACATATGCGATGGTTagaacaaaatattccatggCATCTGCCTTTGAGAAATGATCAGAAATCCCTGTAAGTCCTATTGGATAAAGTAATGACAGACTACAGTAGGAcatgtttttccttttagttaatttttttgaCATTGCTTTAACTTCTTAGTTAATAAAACATGAATCATACTGATTCTAcattaaatgttttctgaattatttacCTTCTTGTTTACAAACTATGGCTAGgcactttcttttgtttattataCAACTGTCTAATTTCTAAGGCATCTGAAGTTTCTCTTTCAGATTTAATCTCCAGAACTTAAAGTCAGCCTCACTggcaaacaaaaactgaacatgCTTGAGTGGGGTAGGAGACGCCTTCTTACTCATGCCTGTTTTAAAGGCTAACTGGTGTTTTCTTTGAAACCACAGCTTATACAATTAGTTACTGTGGAAAGTTGAATCAGATTTGGAGAGAGTagaagggcttttttttttgaaaagcgaAAAACCATGAAGAATATGGAACTAGCCCCCTGTCCTCTGGGGATTGTTTAGGAGTCTGCATTTGTCCTTTATTCTCAAAGCCCACCTGGAGACACTAGCTCCTTCCTGGTCTTATCCAGAGTTCTCCCAGTTTCCTGTATTTCTGCTTTTCCACTCCAAAACACTAGCCTTGCTTGGTCCCACCACCTCCATGACATGCAAACAAAATGAGGGAGTGTCTTCTGGAAAATTCTGCCCTGGCTTCTTGTCATAAAAGTGCTGGAGGAAAGTGCACAAAGGCTTGGTTGTAGTACACCACAAAAGACAGCAGACTGTAGTTTCCGCTTGACTCTTACAGTAGAGTGAATTTTTCAGAATTCAAAGTCCAGGCCAAGCTTTCTGGGAATGGAGGAAAAGGAATGGGGAGGGGGTGAAAAATTTggctttgtaaaatttttttgaCATTGCTTTAACTTCTTAGTTAATAAAACATGAATCATACTGATTCTACATTAAATGCTCAGGATCCGACTCTCAGCTCTGCCACCTTCCTCTTGGTTTTGCCCTCAGCCAGCTGGCTGCCAACAGCCCCAGGGACTACATTCTTCACATGGGCTCTGTTTTGGtgtggatatgaagtgtcccccaaaagcttatatgtgagataatgcatgaATTTTCAGAGTTGAAATGACTGGGTAGTGAGAGCCTTCACCTAATTGGTACATTGATCCAT
This region includes:
- the Fam124b gene encoding protein FAM124B, producing the protein MDETQEPLAMTVHLLADSGHGLLLQQALDQLLDCICPGMRLFLVSERVRPVKYYERHHPRRSRFPGMSVLLFLHESRGEERLLRVLDSLQRPPWQCYPTQDVQGRLRPYLLANQEFYSLDNQMPVWGVRQVHCGTEILRVTLYCSFDNYEDAIRLYEMILQREATLQKSNFCFFGLYTTENLALQLSLKQLPLGTSVDPKESCVLQFKVQEIGQLVPLLPNPCVPISSTRWQTQDYDGNKILLQVQLNPEPGVRNRELSFLNATLDSGLLHQSSRLTPVPAQRTLEPRSRRIRGRRFKVRSLEFPEPSGASDSSSATSWKSPGWSSPASSSVTSTQLHPPLEPRVRMKVLQENSLQKLEAETNVDTGFTIINSEPRQSFLSRFPRDLWITQPSSCLPDSSLEGATSKNKGILRERIHPLSLASQGDFGTRKIISRCSLHLPVQGGEKEEEFFI